In the Pristiophorus japonicus isolate sPriJap1 chromosome 5, sPriJap1.hap1, whole genome shotgun sequence genome, one interval contains:
- the LOC139264258 gene encoding interferon-induced protein with tetratricopeptide repeats 5-like produces MSNTLNDCLKAKLGELQCQFTWAPQKDSIDLEDMKYRLHNLIQAGVKYQAMSYNHLAFVNCLQGNCEEAIQNLNEAEKILRENHEHEFKRRSIITYGNYAWVYYHMGQLTEAQSYLDKLERICKQLTDGSRYTALIPEVYGEKGWSLLSSAAQYYEEAKECFEKALEEDPDDTEWNVGYATVLFRLEGGPGISENGEPSQSVKQLRRVLELDPDDSVAMVLLALKLQESKQKEKALQLVEQALQKSPDLPYVTRYAARFLRKEGDVEKAMELLKKALKIIPHSSFLHHQVGLCYRNKVYQLIKHPGSKDPRNPAFQQKAELINQCKYHFEKAFEQKPSFIFARLDFAKICSLNGEYLKAEKIYSDFLQLEDNHPDKQSVYLQIGLFELHQKRSESNAINYFLEGLKFQRDTKAWQLCHENLRKIATKQIDRNPRNSKAFGVLGLLHQQDGKKCKAIECFEKALEFDCGNEEYLSALCKLRLSISQ; encoded by the exons ATGAG CAACACACTGAACGATTGTTTGAAAGCGAAACTCGGCGAGCTTCAATGTCAATTCACGTGGGCCCCACAGAAAGACAGTATTGACTTGGAGGACATGAAGTATAGATTACACAATTTAATACAGGCTGGTGTGAAATATCAGGCCATGTCTTACAACCACCTCGCTTTTGTAAACTGTCTGCAAGGCAACTGTGAAGAGGCAATTCAAAACTTAAATGAAgctgaaaaaattctgagggaaaaTCATGAACATGAATTTAAAAGAAGAAGCATCATCACCTATGGAAACTATGCCTGGGTATATTATCACATGGGCCAACTGACAGAGGCCCAGTCCTACCTCGACAAGCTGGAGAGGATCTGTAAACAATTGACTGATGGCTCTCGGTATACAGCGCTGATACCTGAAGTATacggggagaagggttggtcactgttgagttctgctgctcaatactatgaagaggcaaaggaatgttttgagaaagctctggaggaagatcctgatgatactgaatggaatgttggctatgCGACTGTTCTGTTTCGTCTGGAAGGAGGTCCTGGTatctcagagaatggtgaacccaGTCAATCAGTGAAGCAGTTGCGACGTGTGCTGGAACTTGATCCAGATGACTCTGTCGCCATGGTGCTGTTGGCTCTAAAACTGCAAGAGTCCAAACAAAAGGAGAAAGCACTGCAATTAGTTGAACAAGCATTGCAGAAGTCCCCTGATCTTCCATATGTAACTCGTTATGCAGCAAGATTTCTGAGAAAAGAAGGAGATGTGGAAAAAGCTATGGAGCTGTTGAAGAAAGCATTAAAAATTATCCCACACTCTTCCTTCTTACACCACCAAGTAGGTCTGTGTTACAGAAACAAAGTATATCAGTTGATCAAACATCCAGGCAGCAAAGACCCTCGCAATCCTGCTTTTCAACAGAAAGCTGAATTGATCAATCAATGCAAgtaccattttgaaaaggcatttgagCAGAAGCCATCATTTATTTTTGCACGATTAGATTTTGCAAAAATCTGTTCATTAAATGGGGAATATCTCAAAGCAGAGAAGATCTACAGCGATTTCCTGCAATTAGAAGATAATCATCCTGATAAGCAGTCAGTATATTTGCAGATTGGGTTATTTGAACTGCACCAGAAAAGATCGGAATCAAATGCCATCAACTATTTTCTGGAAGGACTTAAATTTCAACGTGACACAAAAGCTTGGCAATTGTGTCATGAAAacttgagaaagattgcaacaaaACAAATTGACAGGAATCCCAGAAACAGCAAGGCCTTTGGTGTTCTTGGGTTACTGCACCAGCAGGATGGGAAGAAGTGCAAAGCTATTGAATGCTTTGAAAAGGCCTTGGAGTTTGATTGTGGCAATGAAGAATATCTAAGTGCTCTTTGTAAATTACGCCTTTCTATCAGTCAATGA